A section of the Drosophila subobscura isolate 14011-0131.10 chromosome A, UCBerk_Dsub_1.0, whole genome shotgun sequence genome encodes:
- the LOC117903215 gene encoding protein retinal degeneration B isoform X7, with product MLIKEYRIPLPLTVEEYRIAQLYMIAKKSREESHGEGSGVEIIINEPYKDGPGGNGQYTKKIYHVGNHLPGWIKSLLPKSALTVEEEAWNAYPYTRTRYTCPFVEKFSLDIETYYFPDNGYQENVFQLSGSDLRNRIVDVIDIVKDQLWGGDYVKEEDPKQFISDKTGRGPLADDWLDEYWREVKGKKQPTPRNMSLMTAYKICRVEFRYWGMQTKLEKFIHDVALRKMMLRAHRQAWAWQDEWFGLTIEDIRELERQTQLALAKKMGGGEECSDDSTSEAYTSTAATAVASTGGSERKKSAPAIPPIVTQQPPSAEVSSDEEEGEEEDDDEDENDAIGTGVDLVSTAQGTAKERSRSQSIQMANKGKFGSKGALHSPVGSAHSFDLQVANWRMERLEVDSKSNSDEEFFDCIDTNETNSLAKWSSLELLGEGDDSPPPHGGPSSGGSVVGVRGHSAGGKQEDSIFNQDFLMRVASERGNKRQLRSSASVDRSHDSSPPGSPSTPSCPTTILMLVVHAGSVLDAASELTAKKSDVTTFRGSFEAVMRQHYPSLLTHVTIKMVPCPSICTDALGILSSLSPYSFDASPSAADIPNIADVPIGAIPLLAVASPEFHETVNKTVAAANIVYHEFLKSEEGHGFSGQIVMLGDSMGSLLAYEALCRANGSQPGTAGSGASNSGGDAVAASGGSSNAHLINSRHSRLDDDERFIEADLDAKRLLVAPSPRRRRSSSSSDSRAAKLDFEVSDFFMFGSPLSVVLAARKLHDSKTALVRPNCHQVYNLFHPTDPIASRLEPLLSARFSILSPVNVPRYAKYPLGNGQPLHLLEVIQSHPQHFNDGNNILAGRRLSDASMQSTISGLIENVSLSTIHALQNKWWGTKRLDYALYCPEGLSNFPAHALPHLFHASYWESPDVIAFILRQIGKFEGIPFVGSNDDKDAASFHPGQPREKWIKKRTSVKLKNVAANHRANDVIVQEGREQRLNARFMYGPLDMITLHGEKVDVHIMKDPPAGEWTFLTTEMTDKNGRISYSIPEQLSLGYGIYPVKMVVRGDHTSVDCYMAVVPPLTECVVFSIDGSFTASMSVTGRDPKVRAGAVDVCRHWQELGYLLIYITGRPDMQQQRVVSWLSQHNFPHGLISFADGLSTDPLGHKTAYLNNLVQNHGISITAAYGSSKDITVYTNVGMRTDQIFIVGKVSKKLQSNAIVLSDGYAAHLSGLQTVGGSRPAKGNARMVIPRGCFNLPGQTANPRRRRYLERKTVSSCCLMVFQTT from the exons ATGTTGATTAAGGAGTACCGTATACCGCTGCCCCTCACCGTGGAGGAGTATCGGATTGCCCAGCTGTACATGATAGCG aaaaagagtcGCGAGGAGAGCCATGGCGAGGGCAGCGGCGTTGAAATAATCATCAATGAACCCTATAAGGATGGTCCCGGCGGCAACGGCCAATATACGAAAAAGATATATCATGTGGGTAATCATTTGCCAGGCTGGATCAAGA GCCTCTTGCCAAAGAGTGCTCTGACCGTTGAGGAGGAGGCATGGAATGCGTATCCATACACAAGGACACGCTACACCTGCCCATTTGTAGAGAAATTCTCGCTGGACATTGAGACCTACTATTTCCCAGACAATGGCTATCAGGAGAATGTCTTTCAGCTGTCGGGCAGCGATCTACGAAATCGTATTGTCG ATGTAATTGATATTGTTAAGGATCAGCTATGGGGCGGCGATTATGTGAAGGAAGAGGATCCCAAGCAATTTATATCAGACAAGACGGGTCGTGGCCCGTTAGCCGACGACTGGCTGGACGAGTATTGGCGCGAGGTTAAAGGCAAAAAGCAGCCAACACCCCGTAACATGTCCCTGATGACGGCCTATAAGATATGTCGCGTTGAATTTCGATATTGGGGCATGCAAACGAAGCTGGAGAAATTCATACACGATGTGGCACTGCGCAAAATGATGCTGCGGGCACATCGTCAGGCCTGGGCCTGGCAAGATGAATGGTTTGGCCTTACCATCGAGGATATACGCGAGCTGGAGCGTCAGACACAGCTGGCACTGGCCAAGAAAATGGGCGGCGGTGAAGAGTGCAGCGATG ATAGCACCTCCGAAGCATACACAAGCACGGCGGCCACTGCTGTCGCATCAACGGGTGGCAGCGAACGAAAGAAATCAGCACCGGCCATACCGCCAATTGTCACCCAACAGCCGCCCAGTGCCGAGGTCAGctccgacgaggaggagggcGAGGAGGAagatgacgatgaggatgagaatgATGCTATTGGCACTGGCGTTGATCTGGTCAGCACCGCACAGGGCACCGCCAAAGAGCGTTCCCGATCGCAGAGCATACAGATGGCCAACAAGGGAAAATTTGGCTCAAAGGGTGCTCTACACTCTCCCGTGGGCTCGGCGCACAGTTTTGATCTGCAG GTGGCCAACTGGCGCATGGAACGACTGGAAGTGGACTCCAAGTCAAATTCTGATGAGGAGTTCTTTGATTGTATCG ACACCAATGAGACCAATTCCCTGGCCAAATGGAGCTCtctggagctgctgggcgAAGGCGATGACAGCCCACCGCCCCATGGTGGCCCCTCCAGTGGTGGCTCTGTGGTGGGTGTTCGCGGCCACAGCGCTGGTGGCAAACAGGAGGATAGCATTTTCAATCAGGACTTTCTAATGCGCGTCGCCTCGGAGCGGGGCAACAAGCGGCAGCTGCGCTCCTCGGCCAGTGTGGATCGTAGCCATGATTCGTCGCCGCCAGGATCGCCGAGCACACCATCTTGTCCAACCACCATACTGATGCTGGTCGTTCATGCCGGAAGTGTGCTGGATGCCGCCAGTGAGCTTACGGCGAAGAAATCCGATGTTACCACGTTCCGCGGCTCGTTTGAGGCCGTGATGCGGCAGCATTATCCAAGTTTGCTAACCCATGTGACGATCAAAATGGTGCCCTGTCCATCGATATGCACCGATGCTTTGGGGATACTCTCCAGCCTCAGTCCATACTCGTTTGATGCTTCGCCGTCGGCCGCGGATATACCGAACATAGCCGATGTACCCATTGGAGCCATACCCCTGCTGGCCGTGGCCTCGCCCGAGTTCCATGAGACCGTCAATAAGacggtggcagcagccaatATTGTATATCATGAGTTTTTGAAATCGGAAGAGGGACATGGCTTCTCCGGTCAGATTGTAATGCTCGGGGATTCCATGGGGTCCCTGTTGGCATACGAGGCTTTGTGCCGCGCCAATGGCAGTCAGCCAGGCACCGCTGGATCGGGGGCCTCAAACTCGGGCGGTGacgctgttgctgccagcggtggcagcagcaatgcccATCTGATAAATAGCCGACACTCTAGACTGGACGATGATGAGCGTTTCATCGAGGCCGATCTGGATGCCAAGCGTTTGCTAGTGGCGCCATCGCCGCGTCGTCGTCGCTCCAGTTCGTCCAGCGATTCGCGTGCCGCCAAGCTGGACTTTGAAGTCAGTGATTTTTTCATGTTCGGCTcgccgctgtccgttgtcttGGCCGCACGCAAGTTACATGATTCCAAGACGGCGTTGGTGCGTCCGAACTGCCACCAGGTTTACAATTTGTTCCATCCAACCGATCCGATTGCCTCGCGGCTGGAGCCGCTGCTTAGTGCACGCTTCTCCATACTGTCGCCGGTCAATGTTCCACGTTATGCCAAATATCCACTGGGAAATGGACAGCCATTACATTTAT TGGAGGTTATTCAATCACATCCGCAGCACTTTAACGATGGCAACAATATACTTGCCGGTCGTCGCCTCTCGGATGCCTCCATGCAGAGCACGATTTCAGGACTAATTGAGAATGTTTCACTCAGTACAATTCATGCCC TTCAAAACAAATGGTGGGGCACCAAGCGCTTGGACTATGCTTTGTACTGCCCCGAAGGTCTGAGCAATTTTCCCGCTCACGCATTGCCGCATCTGTTCCATGCCAGCTACTGGGAGAGCCCCGATGTGATTGCGTTTATATTGCGACAGATTGGCAAATTTGAGGGCATACCATTTGTGGGATCCAACGACGACAAGGATGCGGCCTCCTTCCATCCAGGGCAGCCGCGCGAAAAGTGGATCAAGAAGCGCACATCGGTGAAGCTGAAAAATGTGGCCGCCAATCATCGGGCCAACGATGTGATTGTCCAGGAGGGACGTGAGCAGCGTTTGAATGCCCGCTTCATGTACGGACCACTGGACATGATCACGCTGCATGGCGAGAAGGTGGATGTGCATATTATGAAGGATCCACCGGCGGGCGAGTGGACATTCCTCACCACCGAAATGACGGACAAAAATGGACGCATCTCTTACAGCATACCCGAACAGCTGTCCCTCGGCTATGGCATTTATCCGGTCAAGATGGTCGTGCGTGGCGATCACACATCGGTGGACTGCTACATGGCCGTGGTGCCGCCACTCACCGAGTGCGTTGTCTTTAGTATTGATGGCTCCTTTACCGCCTCCATGTCGGTGACGGGTCGCGATCCCAAGGTGCGTGCCGGTGCCGTTGATGTCTGCCGCCATTGGCAGGAGCTCGGCTATCTGCTCATCTACATTACCGGGCGGCCGGACATGCAGCAACAGCGTGTCGTCTCGTGGCTAAGCCAGCACAATTTCCCCCATGGATTGATCTCATTCGCCGATGGGCTGTCCACCGATCCATTAGGTCACAAGACCGCCTATCTCAATAACTTGGTGCAGAATCATGGAATCTCAATTACGGCCGCCtacggcagcagcaaggatATTACTGTCTACACAAATGTGGGCATGCGTACCGATCAGATTTTTATTGTCGGCAAG GTGAGCAAGAAGTTGCAATCGAATGCCATTGTGCTGAGCGATGGCTATGCGGCACATTTGTCGGGGCTTCAGACAGTGGGCGGCTCGCGTCCAGCCAAGGGGAACGCTCGAATGGTCATACCCAGGGGATGTTTCAATTTGCCCGGCCAGACGGCAAATCCGCGACGTCGAAG
- the LOC117903215 gene encoding protein retinal degeneration B isoform X4, producing the protein MLIKEYRIPLPLTVEEYRIAQLYMIAKKSREESHGEGSGVEIIINEPYKDGPGGNGQYTKKIYHVGNHLPGWIKSLLPKSALTVEEEAWNAYPYTRTRYTCPFVEKFSLDIETYYFPDNGYQENVFQLSGSDLRNRIVDVIDIVKDQLWGGDYVKEEDPKQFISDKTGRGPLADDWLDEYWREVKGKKQPTPRNMSLMTAYKICRVEFRYWGMQTKLEKFIHDVALRKMMLRAHRQAWAWQDEWFGLTIEDIRELERQTQLALAKKMGGGEECSDDSTSEAYTSTAATAVASTGGSERKKSAPAIPPIVTQQPPSAEVSSDEEEGEEEDDDEDENDAIGTGVDLVSTAQGTAKERSRSQSIQMANKGKFGSKGALHSPVGSAHSFDLQSKKPHAKTAPRRHVANWRMERLEVDSKSNSDEEFFDCIDTNETNSLAKWSSLELLGEGDDSPPPHGGPSSGGSVVGVRGHSAGGKQEDSIFNQDFLMRVASERGNKRQLRSSASVDRSHDSSPPGSPSTPSCPTTILMLVVHAGSVLDAASELTAKKSDVTTFRGSFEAVMRQHYPSLLTHVTIKMVPCPSICTDALGILSSLSPYSFDASPSAADIPNIADVPIGAIPLLAVASPEFHETVNKTVAAANIVYHEFLKSEEGHGFSGQIVMLGDSMGSLLAYEALCRANGSQPGTAGSGASNSGGDAVAASGGSSNAHLINSRHSRLDDDERFIEADLDAKRLLVAPSPRRRRSSSSSDSRAAKLDFEVSDFFMFGSPLSVVLAARKLHDSKTALVRPNCHQVYNLFHPTDPIASRLEPLLSARFSILSPVNVPRYAKYPLGNGQPLHLLEVIQSHPQHFNDGNNILAGRRLSDASMQSTISGLIENVSLSTIHALQNKWWGTKRLDYALYCPEGLSNFPAHALPHLFHASYWESPDVIAFILRQIGKFEGIPFVGSNDDKDAASFHPGQPREKWIKKRTSVKLKNVAANHRANDVIVQEGREQRLNARFMYGPLDMITLHGEKVDVHIMKDPPAGEWTFLTTEMTDKNGRISYSIPEQLSLGYGIYPVKMVVRGDHTSVDCYMAVVPPLTECVVFSIDGSFTASMSVTGRDPKVRAGAVDVCRHWQELGYLLIYITGRPDMQQQRVVSWLSQHNFPHGLISFADGLSTDPLGHKTAYLNNLVQNHGISITAAYGSSKDITVYTNVGMRTDQIFIVGKVSKKLQSNAIVLSDGYAAHLSGLQTVGGSRPAKGNARMVIPRGCFNLPGQTANPRRRSNETGLSSPIRSGYLKRKTYLSHH; encoded by the exons ATGTTGATTAAGGAGTACCGTATACCGCTGCCCCTCACCGTGGAGGAGTATCGGATTGCCCAGCTGTACATGATAGCG aaaaagagtcGCGAGGAGAGCCATGGCGAGGGCAGCGGCGTTGAAATAATCATCAATGAACCCTATAAGGATGGTCCCGGCGGCAACGGCCAATATACGAAAAAGATATATCATGTGGGTAATCATTTGCCAGGCTGGATCAAGA GCCTCTTGCCAAAGAGTGCTCTGACCGTTGAGGAGGAGGCATGGAATGCGTATCCATACACAAGGACACGCTACACCTGCCCATTTGTAGAGAAATTCTCGCTGGACATTGAGACCTACTATTTCCCAGACAATGGCTATCAGGAGAATGTCTTTCAGCTGTCGGGCAGCGATCTACGAAATCGTATTGTCG ATGTAATTGATATTGTTAAGGATCAGCTATGGGGCGGCGATTATGTGAAGGAAGAGGATCCCAAGCAATTTATATCAGACAAGACGGGTCGTGGCCCGTTAGCCGACGACTGGCTGGACGAGTATTGGCGCGAGGTTAAAGGCAAAAAGCAGCCAACACCCCGTAACATGTCCCTGATGACGGCCTATAAGATATGTCGCGTTGAATTTCGATATTGGGGCATGCAAACGAAGCTGGAGAAATTCATACACGATGTGGCACTGCGCAAAATGATGCTGCGGGCACATCGTCAGGCCTGGGCCTGGCAAGATGAATGGTTTGGCCTTACCATCGAGGATATACGCGAGCTGGAGCGTCAGACACAGCTGGCACTGGCCAAGAAAATGGGCGGCGGTGAAGAGTGCAGCGATG ATAGCACCTCCGAAGCATACACAAGCACGGCGGCCACTGCTGTCGCATCAACGGGTGGCAGCGAACGAAAGAAATCAGCACCGGCCATACCGCCAATTGTCACCCAACAGCCGCCCAGTGCCGAGGTCAGctccgacgaggaggagggcGAGGAGGAagatgacgatgaggatgagaatgATGCTATTGGCACTGGCGTTGATCTGGTCAGCACCGCACAGGGCACCGCCAAAGAGCGTTCCCGATCGCAGAGCATACAGATGGCCAACAAGGGAAAATTTGGCTCAAAGGGTGCTCTACACTCTCCCGTGGGCTCGGCGCACAGTTTTGATCTGCAG TCAAAAAAGCCGCATGCCAAGACAGCGCCTCGCAGACAT GTGGCCAACTGGCGCATGGAACGACTGGAAGTGGACTCCAAGTCAAATTCTGATGAGGAGTTCTTTGATTGTATCG ACACCAATGAGACCAATTCCCTGGCCAAATGGAGCTCtctggagctgctgggcgAAGGCGATGACAGCCCACCGCCCCATGGTGGCCCCTCCAGTGGTGGCTCTGTGGTGGGTGTTCGCGGCCACAGCGCTGGTGGCAAACAGGAGGATAGCATTTTCAATCAGGACTTTCTAATGCGCGTCGCCTCGGAGCGGGGCAACAAGCGGCAGCTGCGCTCCTCGGCCAGTGTGGATCGTAGCCATGATTCGTCGCCGCCAGGATCGCCGAGCACACCATCTTGTCCAACCACCATACTGATGCTGGTCGTTCATGCCGGAAGTGTGCTGGATGCCGCCAGTGAGCTTACGGCGAAGAAATCCGATGTTACCACGTTCCGCGGCTCGTTTGAGGCCGTGATGCGGCAGCATTATCCAAGTTTGCTAACCCATGTGACGATCAAAATGGTGCCCTGTCCATCGATATGCACCGATGCTTTGGGGATACTCTCCAGCCTCAGTCCATACTCGTTTGATGCTTCGCCGTCGGCCGCGGATATACCGAACATAGCCGATGTACCCATTGGAGCCATACCCCTGCTGGCCGTGGCCTCGCCCGAGTTCCATGAGACCGTCAATAAGacggtggcagcagccaatATTGTATATCATGAGTTTTTGAAATCGGAAGAGGGACATGGCTTCTCCGGTCAGATTGTAATGCTCGGGGATTCCATGGGGTCCCTGTTGGCATACGAGGCTTTGTGCCGCGCCAATGGCAGTCAGCCAGGCACCGCTGGATCGGGGGCCTCAAACTCGGGCGGTGacgctgttgctgccagcggtggcagcagcaatgcccATCTGATAAATAGCCGACACTCTAGACTGGACGATGATGAGCGTTTCATCGAGGCCGATCTGGATGCCAAGCGTTTGCTAGTGGCGCCATCGCCGCGTCGTCGTCGCTCCAGTTCGTCCAGCGATTCGCGTGCCGCCAAGCTGGACTTTGAAGTCAGTGATTTTTTCATGTTCGGCTcgccgctgtccgttgtcttGGCCGCACGCAAGTTACATGATTCCAAGACGGCGTTGGTGCGTCCGAACTGCCACCAGGTTTACAATTTGTTCCATCCAACCGATCCGATTGCCTCGCGGCTGGAGCCGCTGCTTAGTGCACGCTTCTCCATACTGTCGCCGGTCAATGTTCCACGTTATGCCAAATATCCACTGGGAAATGGACAGCCATTACATTTAT TGGAGGTTATTCAATCACATCCGCAGCACTTTAACGATGGCAACAATATACTTGCCGGTCGTCGCCTCTCGGATGCCTCCATGCAGAGCACGATTTCAGGACTAATTGAGAATGTTTCACTCAGTACAATTCATGCCC TTCAAAACAAATGGTGGGGCACCAAGCGCTTGGACTATGCTTTGTACTGCCCCGAAGGTCTGAGCAATTTTCCCGCTCACGCATTGCCGCATCTGTTCCATGCCAGCTACTGGGAGAGCCCCGATGTGATTGCGTTTATATTGCGACAGATTGGCAAATTTGAGGGCATACCATTTGTGGGATCCAACGACGACAAGGATGCGGCCTCCTTCCATCCAGGGCAGCCGCGCGAAAAGTGGATCAAGAAGCGCACATCGGTGAAGCTGAAAAATGTGGCCGCCAATCATCGGGCCAACGATGTGATTGTCCAGGAGGGACGTGAGCAGCGTTTGAATGCCCGCTTCATGTACGGACCACTGGACATGATCACGCTGCATGGCGAGAAGGTGGATGTGCATATTATGAAGGATCCACCGGCGGGCGAGTGGACATTCCTCACCACCGAAATGACGGACAAAAATGGACGCATCTCTTACAGCATACCCGAACAGCTGTCCCTCGGCTATGGCATTTATCCGGTCAAGATGGTCGTGCGTGGCGATCACACATCGGTGGACTGCTACATGGCCGTGGTGCCGCCACTCACCGAGTGCGTTGTCTTTAGTATTGATGGCTCCTTTACCGCCTCCATGTCGGTGACGGGTCGCGATCCCAAGGTGCGTGCCGGTGCCGTTGATGTCTGCCGCCATTGGCAGGAGCTCGGCTATCTGCTCATCTACATTACCGGGCGGCCGGACATGCAGCAACAGCGTGTCGTCTCGTGGCTAAGCCAGCACAATTTCCCCCATGGATTGATCTCATTCGCCGATGGGCTGTCCACCGATCCATTAGGTCACAAGACCGCCTATCTCAATAACTTGGTGCAGAATCATGGAATCTCAATTACGGCCGCCtacggcagcagcaaggatATTACTGTCTACACAAATGTGGGCATGCGTACCGATCAGATTTTTATTGTCGGCAAG GTGAGCAAGAAGTTGCAATCGAATGCCATTGTGCTGAGCGATGGCTATGCGGCACATTTGTCGGGGCTTCAGACAGTGGGCGGCTCGCGTCCAGCCAAGGGGAACGCTCGAATGGTCATACCCAGGGGATGTTTCAATTTGCCCGGCCAGACGGCAAATCCGCGACGTCGAAG